From one Peptoniphilaceae bacterium AMB_02 genomic stretch:
- a CDS encoding bifunctional oligoribonuclease/PAP phosphatase NrnA, with the protein MNKLNYTDFSNQFKDKIINSKSIGICCHVNPDGDALGSMLSLYGALIQLNKNVTCIQSDDIPSYLDFLPGLDRLTPYNEDMEFETLMIVDSSSIDRIGDCISIFTNCKTSISIDHHVTNDNFADLNFVDENASSTSEIVYKIINCMDIPYNADMATNSYVGILTDTNRFLYKNSDSKTLRVAADLIDLEFDKDEIHYRLFQKNSKASFCLTGEVIKNTEFYYDNRLALCIVYSSMLDSCNATIEDTEEKINLLRDIDGVEVACLVKQIAKDEFKISMRSKRYVNVAEICAEFNGGGHIHAGGFSYSGTSEMLKRDLMKRFDNIEWNKG; encoded by the coding sequence ATGAATAAGCTAAACTATACTGATTTTTCGAATCAATTTAAGGACAAAATAATAAACTCCAAGAGCATCGGCATTTGTTGTCATGTAAATCCCGATGGTGATGCTCTTGGATCCATGCTGAGCTTATATGGAGCTTTAATTCAGCTTAATAAAAATGTCACCTGCATACAATCGGACGATATCCCGTCATATCTAGATTTTTTACCGGGACTGGACAGACTTACTCCATATAATGAGGATATGGAATTTGAAACACTTATGATTGTAGACTCCAGTTCTATTGATAGGATTGGCGATTGTATATCAATTTTCACTAATTGTAAAACTTCAATTTCCATAGATCATCATGTAACTAATGACAATTTTGCAGATTTAAACTTTGTGGACGAAAATGCGAGTTCTACATCGGAAATCGTATATAAGATCATTAATTGCATGGATATACCATATAATGCAGATATGGCAACCAACTCATATGTTGGTATATTAACCGATACTAATAGATTTTTATATAAAAATTCAGATTCAAAGACATTAAGAGTTGCTGCAGACTTGATTGATTTAGAGTTTGATAAAGATGAAATTCATTATAGATTGTTCCAAAAAAATTCAAAGGCATCCTTTTGTCTAACAGGTGAAGTTATTAAAAACACAGAGTTCTATTATGACAATAGATTAGCTTTATGTATAGTATATAGTTCAATGCTGGATTCTTGTAATGCCACCATAGAGGATACTGAAGAGAAAATTAATTTATTGAGAGATATAGATGGTGTAGAAGTAGCTTGTTTAGTTAAACAAATAGCTAAAGATGAATTCAAAATAAGTATGAGAAGTAAAAGATATGTAAATGTTGCTGAAATATGCGCTGAATTCAACGGTGGTGGACATATCCATGCCGGTGGATTTTCCTATAGCGGTACCAGTGAAATGCTAAAAAGAGATTTGATGAAGAGGTTCGATAATATTGAGTGGAATAAAGGTTAA
- the truB gene encoding tRNA pseudouridine(55) synthase TruB — protein sequence MSGIKVKSGIINVYKDKGYTSHDIVQILRKLLNLKRIGHTGTLDPDVTGVLPICIGRATRLVEYIQNDGKVYNGTLKLGIATDTQDISGKIIEQSDKRITQADFELILNKFIGEIEQIPPMFSAVHYKGQRLHELARKGIVVDRPARKVYIKDLKILDFSFPYVKFECACSKGTYIRTLADDIGRELGCFATLYDLERIAVGDYRVDESISLDEIRKLVEIDDYSFISEMDTCINNLEAIYLDDKYYFALVNGQRINMEDEYKPNTLRIYCRDRFIGLGKYFKDSGKNYIKIEKMLYQE from the coding sequence TTGAGTGGAATAAAGGTTAAATCCGGGATAATTAATGTATATAAGGACAAGGGCTACACCTCACATGATATTGTCCAAATTTTGAGAAAACTACTCAATCTTAAACGAATTGGCCATACGGGAACCCTTGATCCGGATGTTACAGGAGTCTTACCAATATGCATTGGGAGAGCTACCAGGCTGGTTGAATATATACAAAATGACGGAAAAGTTTATAATGGAACTCTTAAGCTTGGTATAGCTACTGATACCCAAGATATATCAGGAAAAATAATCGAGCAATCTGATAAAAGGATTACTCAAGCCGACTTTGAATTAATACTAAATAAATTCATAGGAGAGATTGAACAGATTCCTCCTATGTTTTCTGCAGTTCATTATAAAGGGCAAAGACTTCATGAACTTGCCAGAAAAGGTATTGTTGTCGATAGACCTGCCAGGAAAGTATACATTAAAGATTTAAAAATTCTGGATTTTAGTTTTCCGTATGTTAAGTTTGAATGTGCCTGCTCTAAGGGGACTTATATACGTACTCTTGCCGATGATATTGGAAGAGAACTGGGCTGCTTTGCGACACTGTATGATTTAGAGAGAATAGCTGTTGGTGATTATAGAGTGGATGAGTCAATTTCCCTTGACGAAATACGTAAACTCGTAGAAATAGATGATTACAGTTTTATAAGTGAGATGGATACATGTATTAATAATCTCGAAGCTATATATCTCGATGACAAGTATTATTTTGCACTTGTTAATGGTCAGAGAATTAACATGGAAGATGAATATAAGCCCAATACCCTACGTATTTATTGTAGAGATAGATTCATAGGTCTTGGCAAATATTTTAAAGACAGCGGGAAAAATTATATTAAGATTGAAAAAATGCTGTATCAGGAGTAA
- a CDS encoding bifunctional riboflavin kinase/FAD synthetase, with the protein MKIINLNNNMPYNNPTIIGLGNFDGIHKGHLELMHEVINKSKSSDLESSVILFNTHTEVVINNKINQSQLTSLDDKIEILKEIGMDNVFIIDFSAELRNMTAEGFVCKILVDLCNAKAIVVGKDYTFGYNASGNVEKLIELSKDRYEIKIIDDYKIDGFRVSSSSIRSLIEDGNIEYANKLIGRNYRLKGKVVKGDGRGKNLGFPTANINLNFNYLVPKDGVYLSNIIVKDKSYRSLTSIGYNPTFNGSTLRVEVYIDEFDEDIYGEDIILYFVKYLRPMINFSSIEELIDQMNLDLNQLRG; encoded by the coding sequence ATGAAAATAATTAATCTAAATAATAATATGCCCTATAATAATCCTACTATTATTGGATTGGGGAATTTTGATGGTATTCACAAGGGACACTTGGAATTAATGCATGAAGTTATTAACAAATCCAAAAGTTCAGATCTGGAATCATCGGTTATTTTATTTAACACCCATACTGAAGTTGTGATCAATAATAAAATAAATCAAAGTCAATTGACATCCCTTGATGATAAGATAGAAATACTGAAAGAAATTGGCATGGATAATGTTTTTATAATAGATTTTTCTGCTGAATTAAGAAATATGACGGCAGAAGGTTTTGTTTGTAAAATACTGGTTGATTTATGCAATGCGAAAGCCATCGTTGTCGGAAAAGACTATACTTTTGGTTATAATGCTTCAGGAAATGTTGAAAAACTTATAGAATTGTCAAAAGATAGATATGAAATTAAAATTATTGATGATTACAAGATAGACGGTTTTAGGGTTAGCAGTTCCAGTATAAGGAGCTTAATTGAAGATGGTAATATCGAATATGCCAATAAATTAATTGGAAGAAATTACAGACTTAAAGGTAAGGTAGTTAAGGGTGACGGAAGAGGTAAGAATCTTGGTTTTCCTACTGCAAATATAAATTTAAACTTCAATTACTTGGTTCCCAAAGACGGTGTTTATTTGAGTAATATCATCGTAAAGGATAAATCTTATAGAAGTTTAACCAGTATAGGCTATAATCCTACTTTCAACGGCTCTACTTTGCGAGTAGAAGTTTATATAGATGAGTTTGATGAAGACATATATGGTGAGGATATAATCCTATATTTTGTAAAGTATTTGAGACCAATGATAAATTTTAGCTCTATCGAAGAATTAATCGATCAAATGAATCTGGATTTAAATCAATTAAGAGGATAA
- the rpsO gene encoding 30S ribosomal protein S15: MITKEQKEAIIKEYQTKEGDTGSPEVQIAILSHRINYLTEHLKKHKDDHHSRRGMFKLIGQRRGLLKYLQNRDIERYRTLIQKLNIRR; encoded by the coding sequence ATGATTACAAAAGAACAAAAAGAAGCAATAATTAAAGAGTATCAAACCAAAGAAGGAGATACCGGATCACCTGAAGTACAAATAGCAATTCTTAGCCATAGAATCAACTATTTAACTGAACACTTAAAGAAACACAAAGACGACCATCATTCAAGAAGAGGAATGTTTAAGCTAATAGGTCAAAGAAGAGGACTACTTAAATATCTACAAAATAGAGATATTGAAAGATATCGTACTCTTATACAAAAGTTAAATATCAGAAGATAA
- a CDS encoding polyribonucleotide nucleotidyltransferase yields MIREYTYNLQGKDLVVTIGKVAEQANGACLVKMEDSVIMVTATASDKPREGIDFFPLSCDFEEKLYSVGKIPGGFIKREGRPSEHAILTSRLIDRPLRPLFPEGYRNDVQVIATALSIDLENSPEMLSMIGSSIALSISDIPFMGPTAAVTVGLIDDKFVINPTTEQKQSSKLHLTVAGTKDAIMMVEAGCNILTEDQVLEAILFAHEEIKKICDFILTIQNDIGLEKKEVIIEEINHDLKDKVVSFSYDKMSSALRNADKTQREEQVNMVIEETLANFIEEYPENEKEIKGFLEDVMKDEVRRMILEDHVRPDHRKPDEIRKISSDVGFLPRAHGCGLFTRGQTQVLSITTLGAPSDVQVLDGLSEDDKRYMHQYNFPPYSVGETRPLRSPGRREIGHGALAERALLPVIPDEADFPYTIRVVSEVLSSNGSSSQASVCGSTLSLLDAGVPIKGNVAGIAMGLIKAEDSDNVVILSDIQGLEDHLGDMDFKVAGTKEGITAIQMDIKIAGIDKTILKEALSKAREGRLYILGKMEEVIDTPRESISDYAPRIFNIKINPDKIREIIGPGGKTINKIIDETGVKIDTFDDGQVVITSDNNINGSRAIEMINEIIKEIEAGETYLGKVTKIMNFGAFVEVLPGKEGLVHISQLAHERVNKVEDVLKVGDEIMVKVTEIDKQGRVNLSRKALLPKPEIKK; encoded by the coding sequence ATGATTAGAGAATACACATATAATCTCCAAGGAAAAGATTTAGTTGTAACCATTGGTAAAGTTGCAGAACAAGCTAATGGAGCATGCCTGGTCAAAATGGAAGATTCTGTTATTATGGTGACTGCAACAGCGTCTGACAAACCAAGAGAGGGTATTGACTTTTTCCCTTTGAGTTGTGATTTTGAGGAAAAACTATACTCTGTTGGTAAAATACCCGGCGGATTTATTAAAAGAGAAGGACGTCCAAGCGAACATGCAATTTTAACATCCAGACTTATTGATAGACCTCTAAGACCACTTTTCCCTGAAGGATACAGAAATGATGTTCAGGTAATAGCTACTGCATTATCAATTGATTTAGAGAATTCACCGGAAATGCTATCTATGATAGGATCATCTATTGCACTTAGTATTTCAGATATACCTTTTATGGGACCTACTGCAGCTGTTACCGTTGGTTTAATAGATGATAAATTCGTAATAAATCCTACAACAGAGCAGAAACAATCATCTAAATTACATTTAACAGTAGCAGGAACTAAAGATGCGATCATGATGGTTGAAGCGGGTTGTAATATCTTAACGGAAGATCAAGTTCTAGAAGCCATTTTATTTGCGCATGAAGAAATTAAGAAGATTTGTGACTTTATACTTACAATTCAAAATGACATTGGACTTGAGAAAAAAGAAGTCATTATAGAAGAGATTAACCATGATTTAAAAGATAAAGTCGTATCATTTTCATATGATAAAATGAGTTCCGCTTTAAGAAATGCTGATAAAACACAAAGAGAAGAGCAAGTTAATATGGTTATAGAAGAAACACTTGCTAATTTTATTGAAGAATATCCTGAAAATGAAAAGGAAATTAAGGGATTTCTTGAAGATGTCATGAAAGATGAAGTACGTAGAATGATTCTTGAGGATCATGTACGTCCTGACCATAGAAAACCGGATGAGATTAGAAAGATATCCAGTGATGTCGGATTTTTACCTAGAGCTCATGGTTGTGGACTATTCACAAGAGGACAAACTCAAGTTCTTTCAATTACAACACTTGGAGCTCCAAGTGATGTTCAAGTGCTTGATGGATTATCTGAAGATGACAAGAGATATATGCATCAATATAACTTCCCACCATATAGCGTTGGAGAAACAAGACCTCTAAGAAGTCCTGGACGTAGAGAAATTGGTCATGGAGCTCTTGCAGAGAGAGCATTATTACCGGTAATACCTGATGAAGCAGACTTCCCTTATACAATAAGAGTCGTTTCTGAAGTATTAAGCTCAAATGGTTCCAGTTCTCAAGCCAGTGTTTGTGGATCTACATTGTCACTACTGGATGCCGGTGTTCCTATTAAAGGTAATGTCGCAGGTATTGCAATGGGTCTAATAAAAGCTGAAGATTCAGACAATGTTGTTATTTTATCTGACATACAAGGTCTTGAAGACCATCTAGGAGATATGGACTTTAAAGTAGCAGGTACTAAAGAAGGAATTACTGCAATACAAATGGATATTAAGATTGCAGGTATTGATAAGACAATCCTTAAAGAAGCATTAAGCAAAGCCAGGGAAGGAAGACTTTATATTCTAGGTAAAATGGAAGAAGTAATCGATACGCCTAGAGAAAGCATATCCGATTATGCACCAAGGATATTTAATATTAAAATAAATCCTGATAAAATACGAGAAATTATTGGACCTGGCGGAAAGACTATAAATAAAATCATCGATGAGACCGGTGTAAAAATTGATACTTTTGACGATGGCCAAGTTGTAATTACTTCTGACAATAATATTAACGGATCCAGAGCAATAGAGATGATAAACGAGATTATCAAAGAGATTGAAGCCGGAGAAACTTATCTTGGGAAAGTTACCAAAATTATGAATTTCGGTGCTTTTGTTGAAGTGTTACCGGGAAAAGAAGGTCTGGTTCATATTTCTCAATTAGCTCATGAGAGAGTTAATAAAGTTGAAGATGTATTAAAGGTTGGGGACGAAATAATGGTTAAGGTTACTGAAATAGATAAACAAGGAAGAGTTAACCTATCAAGAAAAGCCTTATTACCGAAGCCGGAAATTAAAAAATAA
- the dut gene encoding dUTP diphosphatase, translated as MKIEIINKSKFGLPKYETSGSAGMDLIANIDEPIVLKPLERQVVPTGLYISLPEGYEAQIRARSGLSYKHGITTANGIGTIDSDYRGEIGVILVNLSNEEYTINSGDRIAQMIIAKYEKAEFIEVEELSETTRNDGGFGHTGY; from the coding sequence TTGAAAATAGAAATAATTAATAAATCAAAATTTGGTTTACCTAAGTATGAAACATCAGGATCAGCAGGTATGGATCTCATAGCTAATATTGATGAGCCTATCGTTCTAAAGCCTTTAGAAAGACAAGTTGTACCGACGGGATTATATATATCATTACCGGAAGGATATGAGGCTCAAATTAGAGCCAGGAGCGGTCTTTCTTATAAACATGGCATCACTACTGCTAATGGTATAGGTACTATTGATTCAGACTATAGAGGCGAAATAGGTGTTATTTTAGTTAATCTATCTAATGAAGAATACACAATTAACTCAGGTGACAGAATTGCTCAGATGATAATTGCAAAATATGAGAAAGCAGAATTTATAGAAGTTGAAGAATTATCGGAAACTACAAGAAATGATGGCGGATTTGGTCATACCGGTTACTAA
- a CDS encoding DNA translocase FtsK 4TM domain-containing protein: protein MAVKKKNEKFKLPDVKSVNPKTIIIAAIALTAFCYLSVLTGSLGVVGKFIKLKLFQAIGLGSYFLPLIILINLVLVLAGLVKKVKIKNIIFVYLLSAVVLLIIDMNTSSGLTLSSRIKENLLLAELNRGSGVIGSAIGYVVLKYIGKLGAYLISAVVLFFSLLSFINLSIKDFFIETGILTKKLINYLKEMIDKRAVKDHNEQDDYYIEEYVEDEEPVFKNVPERQELLINNHDLKENNVNKKQMSVEDFNIKIDKKAINYKFPPLELLKSKQVSNDDSYIDEIRKNAQSIEKTMKSFKIDAKVVQVNRGPSVTCYELQPEGGVKVSSIVNLADNLALSLATSGIRIEAPIPGKSVVGIEVPNESKDDVYLKEIIGSKEFRESKSAMPLALGKDISGNPIISAIDKMPHLLIAGATGSGKSVCINTLITSILYKSSPEDVKLILIDPKMVELNVYNGVPHLVIPVVTDPKKASAALNWAVKEMDRRYTVFSENSVRDISSYKNKFKDSEEEKENMPYIVIIIDELSDLMMVAAQEVEDHICRLAQMARACGIHLVVATQRPSVDVITGTIKANIPSRISFAVSSQIDSRTILDMAGAEKLLGKGDMLFYPYNFRKPLRVQGAFISEKEVENLVNYIKSHADVQYDKEVITDIEQQQKEVKRLEEQDELLAQAIDIVLDEGQASVSLIQRKLRVGYARAGRIIDEMESLGVVGPFEGSKPRKLLVSYNVLTEGENNEYSE, encoded by the coding sequence ATGGCAGTTAAAAAAAAGAATGAAAAATTCAAACTACCGGATGTAAAATCCGTTAATCCAAAAACTATAATTATTGCAGCAATAGCCTTGACGGCATTTTGCTATTTATCTGTACTTACCGGTAGTTTGGGAGTAGTAGGTAAGTTTATTAAGCTTAAACTATTCCAGGCAATAGGTTTAGGTTCGTATTTTTTACCTCTCATTATTTTGATAAATTTAGTATTGGTTTTAGCCGGTTTGGTTAAGAAAGTTAAGATAAAGAATATCATTTTTGTTTACCTATTATCAGCCGTGGTATTATTGATAATAGACATGAATACATCCTCAGGCTTAACTCTTTCTTCAAGAATAAAAGAAAACTTGCTATTAGCAGAACTTAACAGAGGATCAGGAGTCATAGGAAGTGCTATAGGTTATGTGGTTCTGAAATATATAGGTAAACTTGGTGCATATTTAATTTCGGCAGTAGTTTTATTTTTTTCATTACTATCTTTTATTAATCTAAGTATAAAAGACTTCTTTATTGAAACAGGGATACTGACTAAGAAATTAATAAATTATCTTAAAGAGATGATAGATAAAAGAGCTGTTAAAGATCATAATGAGCAGGATGATTATTATATTGAAGAGTATGTAGAAGATGAAGAACCTGTATTTAAAAATGTTCCCGAAAGACAAGAGCTTCTAATCAATAATCATGATTTAAAAGAGAATAATGTCAATAAAAAACAGATGTCTGTTGAAGATTTTAATATAAAAATTGATAAAAAAGCAATAAATTATAAATTCCCTCCATTAGAACTATTAAAATCTAAACAAGTTTCTAATGACGATTCTTATATTGATGAAATAAGAAAGAATGCTCAGTCTATCGAAAAAACTATGAAGAGTTTTAAGATAGACGCAAAAGTAGTTCAAGTTAATAGAGGTCCTAGCGTGACATGCTATGAACTTCAACCTGAAGGTGGTGTCAAGGTATCGAGCATAGTAAATCTGGCTGATAACTTAGCTTTAAGCTTAGCAACATCGGGTATTAGAATAGAAGCACCAATACCCGGAAAATCTGTAGTCGGTATAGAAGTTCCTAATGAAAGTAAAGACGATGTCTATCTTAAAGAAATCATAGGTTCTAAAGAATTTAGAGAGAGTAAATCTGCTATGCCTTTAGCTCTTGGAAAGGATATTTCCGGTAACCCTATAATATCTGCAATAGATAAAATGCCGCATCTTTTGATTGCAGGCGCGACAGGATCCGGTAAGTCTGTATGTATTAATACCTTGATAACAAGTATACTCTATAAATCGTCACCTGAAGACGTTAAACTAATACTTATAGATCCCAAGATGGTCGAGTTAAACGTATATAATGGAGTTCCGCATTTGGTGATTCCGGTTGTAACAGATCCTAAAAAAGCAAGTGCTGCACTGAATTGGGCCGTTAAAGAAATGGATAGACGATACACAGTATTTTCTGAAAATTCAGTTCGAGATATTTCTTCTTATAAAAACAAATTCAAAGATAGTGAAGAAGAAAAGGAAAATATGCCTTATATAGTTATTATAATCGATGAGCTTTCAGATCTGATGATGGTAGCAGCACAAGAAGTAGAAGATCATATATGTAGACTCGCTCAAATGGCCAGGGCATGTGGTATACATTTAGTAGTTGCAACTCAAAGACCTTCAGTTGATGTAATAACAGGAACTATCAAGGCTAATATACCTTCCAGAATTTCTTTTGCGGTATCGTCTCAAATAGACTCCAGAACCATTTTAGACATGGCGGGTGCTGAAAAATTACTGGGAAAAGGTGATATGCTTTTCTATCCTTATAATTTCAGAAAACCACTGAGAGTTCAAGGAGCATTTATTAGTGAAAAAGAAGTAGAGAATTTAGTGAATTATATCAAGAGTCATGCTGATGTTCAGTATGATAAGGAAGTAATAACTGATATTGAGCAGCAACAAAAAGAAGTAAAAAGATTGGAAGAACAAGACGAACTATTGGCTCAGGCAATTGATATAGTACTGGACGAAGGTCAAGCCTCAGTCTCCTTAATTCAAAGGAAATTAAGAGTGGGATATGCAAGAGCCGGTCGAATAATTGATGAAATGGAATCTCTTGGCGTCGTTGGTCCTTTCGAAGGCAGCAAGCCTAGAAAATTACTCGTATCATATAATGTATTAACAGAAGGTGAGAATAATGAATATAGCGAATAA
- the pgsA gene encoding CDP-diacylglycerol--glycerol-3-phosphate 3-phosphatidyltransferase, which translates to MNIANKLTVFRIILVPVLVISLMVFGMDKYISLIIFVVAALTDTLDGHFARSRNLITTFGKFLDPLADKLLALSAFIMFVGMGILPAWGVLIIVAREIIITGFRVLAASNNITIAASPFGKIKTVTQFLCICLILGNFHFGIKLDLIVFYIAVIFTILSGIDYIIKNIKVLDLDNI; encoded by the coding sequence ATGAATATAGCGAATAAATTGACAGTTTTTAGGATAATATTGGTACCCGTACTGGTAATATCATTAATGGTATTCGGGATGGATAAATACATTTCACTAATCATTTTTGTAGTTGCAGCGCTAACAGATACACTGGATGGTCATTTCGCTAGAAGTAGAAATCTAATAACGACATTTGGAAAATTCCTAGATCCACTTGCCGATAAATTACTTGCGCTCAGTGCTTTTATTATGTTTGTCGGCATGGGAATTCTACCGGCATGGGGTGTACTCATAATTGTTGCTAGAGAAATTATAATTACAGGATTTAGAGTACTCGCAGCTTCAAATAATATAACCATTGCCGCAAGTCCTTTTGGAAAAATAAAAACTGTAACACAGTTCTTATGTATTTGCTTGATACTTGGAAATTTCCACTTTGGAATTAAATTGGATTTAATTGTGTTTTACATTGCGGTCATATTTACAATACTTTCAGGAATTGACTATATCATTAAAAATATTAAAGTATTGGATTTAGATAATATCTAA
- the recA gene encoding recombinase RecA codes for MDNNDKKRALDLAFAKIEKQYGKGAVMKLGETPKISIDSIPTGAINLDIALGIGGVPRGRIIEIYGPESSGKTTVALHVVAEAQKLGGIAAFIDAEHALDAVYAEKLGVDIDELVVSQPDTGEQALEITESLVRSNAVDLVVVDSVAALVPRAEIEGGMGDAHVGLQARLMSQALRKLAGVISKSNTTVIFINQLREKVGIMFGNPETTTGGRALKFYSSVRLDIRRIDSIKDSDSIIGNRTRVKVVKNKVAPPFKQVEFDIMYGQGISKSGVLLDTAVDMDIISKAGSWYSYGDDRLGQGRENVKKTLEENTELYQTIDKLVRAKSGIGSEDIDTETVEE; via the coding sequence ATGGATAATAATGATAAAAAACGAGCTTTAGATCTAGCCTTTGCAAAAATAGAGAAACAATATGGTAAAGGTGCCGTAATGAAACTTGGAGAAACTCCTAAAATTTCAATTGATTCCATACCAACCGGTGCTATAAACTTAGATATTGCACTTGGGATAGGTGGTGTGCCTAGGGGAAGAATAATCGAGATTTATGGACCTGAGTCTTCAGGTAAAACTACCGTAGCTCTTCATGTAGTTGCCGAAGCACAAAAGCTTGGAGGAATTGCTGCATTTATCGATGCTGAACATGCCTTAGATGCTGTATACGCTGAAAAACTTGGCGTAGATATTGATGAATTGGTTGTTTCACAACCTGATACAGGAGAACAAGCACTGGAAATTACTGAATCTTTGGTTAGAAGTAATGCAGTAGACCTTGTAGTTGTTGACTCGGTAGCAGCACTAGTGCCAAGAGCTGAAATTGAAGGTGGTATGGGAGATGCACATGTTGGTCTACAAGCTAGGCTTATGTCACAAGCTTTAAGAAAACTGGCAGGTGTTATTTCAAAGTCCAATACAACGGTAATCTTTATAAACCAATTAAGAGAAAAAGTAGGTATAATGTTTGGAAATCCTGAGACAACTACCGGAGGAAGAGCTCTTAAGTTTTATTCTAGTGTAAGACTGGACATTAGAAGAATTGACTCTATTAAAGATTCTGACAGTATTATTGGAAATAGAACTAGAGTAAAAGTTGTTAAGAATAAGGTTGCGCCTCCTTTTAAGCAGGTAGAATTCGATATAATGTATGGACAAGGAATCTCAAAATCCGGTGTCCTTTTGGATACTGCAGTTGATATGGACATTATAAGTAAAGCTGGATCTTGGTATAGTTATGGTGATGATAGGCTAGGGCAGGGGAGAGAGAATGTTAAGAAAACCCTGGAAGAAAATACTGAGTTATATCAAACAATTGACAAGCTGGTAAGAGCAAAAAGCGGCATAGGTTCTGAAGATATAGATACGGAAACAGTAGAAGAGTAA
- a CDS encoding ISL3 family transposase produces the protein MSISNYILNLLDLKDENIEIFENVEKIKKKNISYNLIFGRLTYNASVCPVCGNVHSPSIIKHGTKSSDIKLLPFNGEPTFLRLKKQRFLCKECNSTFIAETDIVKKNCFISNRVKAHITTNLTMKVSEKDIASLHYVSHSTVSKCVDQAFEQFKPNYQFLPEHLCFDEFKSTKTAKGSMSFIFCDAITHDIIDIVENRQLHYLKRYFSRFSECARESVKSICIDMYQPYISLISDLFPNAKIVFDKFHIVNHLSRALNKTRIEVMNGFSKYSMEYKRLKRYWKLIQKPYLKLNSTRFRKWIHFERWKSARDVVMDSISVNKTLLNTYDCYQILLKDVENGDIASLKAHLEYYSDEVSDAMKTSINTLLKDFEYVKNCLEVNVTNGCLEGINNFIKCLKRVAFGYRSYYHFRNRILICKKMIVPKDTVSVKKRQAANAA, from the coding sequence ATGTCTATTAGTAATTATATCTTAAATTTATTAGATTTAAAAGATGAAAATATTGAGATTTTTGAAAATGTCGAGAAGATTAAAAAGAAGAATATCTCTTACAATTTGATTTTTGGCCGGCTTACCTATAATGCTTCTGTTTGTCCCGTTTGTGGTAACGTGCATAGCCCAAGCATTATTAAACACGGCACTAAGTCTTCTGATATTAAACTTCTTCCTTTTAATGGCGAACCTACTTTCTTGAGACTTAAAAAGCAGAGATTTTTATGTAAGGAGTGTAATTCTACTTTTATAGCTGAAACTGATATTGTTAAAAAGAATTGTTTTATTTCTAATAGAGTAAAAGCTCATATTACAACTAATTTGACCATGAAAGTAAGTGAAAAAGATATTGCTAGTTTACATTATGTTTCTCATTCTACGGTGTCTAAATGTGTAGATCAAGCTTTTGAACAGTTTAAGCCTAATTATCAGTTTTTACCAGAACATTTATGTTTTGATGAGTTTAAATCCACAAAAACCGCTAAAGGATCTATGAGCTTTATTTTCTGTGATGCTATTACTCATGATATTATCGATATTGTTGAAAACAGGCAATTACACTATCTTAAACGCTATTTTTCTAGGTTTAGTGAATGTGCTAGAGAATCAGTTAAAAGTATATGTATAGACATGTATCAGCCATACATTAGTCTAATTTCTGATCTTTTCCCTAATGCTAAGATAGTATTTGATAAGTTCCATATAGTTAACCACTTATCTAGAGCATTGAACAAAACAAGAATAGAAGTTATGAATGGTTTTTCTAAGTATTCTATGGAATACAAAAGGTTAAAAAGGTATTGGAAGCTGATACAAAAGCCTTATTTAAAGCTTAATTCTACACGTTTTAGAAAGTGGATACATTTTGAAAGATGGAAAAGTGCTAGAGATGTAGTTATGGATAGTATTAGTGTCAACAAAACACTTCTAAATACTTATGATTGTTATCAGATTCTTTTAAAGGATGTAGAAAACGGAGATATTGCCTCCTTAAAGGCACATTTAGAATATTATTCAGATGAGGTATCAGATGCTATGAAAACTAGTATTAACACGCTTTTAAAGGACTTTGAGTACGTAAAAAATTGCTTAGAAGTGAATGTTACAAATGGATGTTTAGAAGGTATTAATAATTTTATTAAGTGTTTAAAAAGAGTTGCTTTCGGATACAGGTCGTACTATCATTTTAGGAATCGAATATTAATTTGCAAGAAAATGATAGTACCAAAAGACACTGTAAGTGTAAAAAAACGTCAGGCAGCTAACGCTGCCTGA